One Candidatus Omnitrophota bacterium genomic window carries:
- the rpsI gene encoding 30S ribosomal protein S9: MKEVINSLGRRKEAVARVFLTPGTGNIEANGLTLDAYFPTEAQRITIRKIFDLAELLRKYDIRANIKGGGKSGQAGALRLGLARAAVKVDPSIKKSLKVAGVLTRDSRMKERKKYGQKKARKKFQYSKR, encoded by the coding sequence ATGAAAGAAGTCATTAACTCGCTAGGAAGAAGAAAAGAGGCAGTCGCAAGAGTCTTCTTGACTCCGGGTACGGGGAATATAGAGGCCAACGGCCTTACGCTTGACGCATATTTTCCTACAGAGGCACAGCGTATCACCATCAGGAAGATATTTGATCTGGCGGAACTTTTGCGTAAATACGATATTAGGGCCAACATCAAAGGCGGCGGCAAGAGCGGCCAAGCAGGCGCATTGCGCCTGGGCCTAGCGCGAGCAGCGGTAAAAGTGGATCCTTCCATAAAGAAATCGCTTAAAGTAGCCGGCGTACTTACGAGGGATTCCCGCATGAAAGAGCGCAAAAAGTACGGCCAGAAGAAGGCCCGCAAGAAATTCCAATATTCTAAGAGGTAA
- the rplM gene encoding 50S ribosomal protein L13: protein MKTYSAKAKDVKRDYFVANAEGKVLGRLATRIASILAGKHKVIYTPHVDTGDFVIVVNADKIKVTGKKSTEKIYASYSGYPGGLKERNFETMLVRKPKDIMRLAVKRMLPHTRLGEKMLRKLRLYTASEKPELPKKAKEITA from the coding sequence ATGAAGACATATTCAGCTAAAGCTAAAGACGTAAAAAGAGACTATTTTGTGGCTAATGCCGAAGGCAAAGTACTCGGAAGGCTCGCAACGCGCATAGCTTCGATATTGGCCGGCAAGCATAAGGTCATATATACCCCACATGTGGATACGGGGGACTTCGTAATTGTCGTAAATGCCGATAAGATAAAGGTTACGGGCAAAAAATCTACAGAGAAGATCTACGCAAGTTATTCCGGTTATCCCGGCGGCTTAAAGGAACGGAACTTCGAGACGATGCTCGTGAGGAAGCCAAAGGATATAATGCGCCTTGCGGTGAAGAGGATGCTGCCGCATACGCGTCTCGGAGAGAAGATGCTGCGCAAGCTCAGGCTTTATACAGCTTCCGAAAAACCCGAACTTCCGAAAAAAGCGAAAGAGATAACGGCATAA
- the truA gene encoding tRNA pseudouridine(38-40) synthase TruA produces MRNIKLTIEYDGTDYNGWQIQHKDQKRKGGRVKTIQGVLEGALFDLLGERVRLISSSRTDSGVHAENHTANFRSSAKLTSARIKKALNSLTPPDIVIKEAEEVRGDFNSQYDALSKTYRYLICNSEHISPFLRKYAYHFKQPLNFSLMRKEAKALIGRHNFSSFKSAYKGSDGGQRKNSIRTVKRLEIRSKKGLIEIIIEADGFLYNMARNIAGTLIEAGRGRFPSGSARHILKKKDRRLAGPTAPAKGLCLLNVKYA; encoded by the coding sequence TTGAGAAATATAAAACTCACCATCGAATACGACGGCACTGATTACAACGGCTGGCAGATACAGCATAAAGACCAGAAGCGAAAAGGTGGAAGAGTAAAAACTATACAGGGCGTCCTTGAGGGCGCTCTCTTTGATTTATTGGGCGAAAGAGTAAGGTTGATTTCCTCGAGCAGGACGGATAGCGGAGTTCACGCGGAAAATCACACAGCGAATTTTCGGTCATCTGCCAAACTGACGAGCGCCCGGATTAAAAAAGCGCTTAATTCACTTACGCCTCCTGATATAGTCATAAAGGAAGCCGAGGAAGTGAGAGGTGATTTTAACTCTCAGTACGATGCGCTATCCAAAACCTACCGCTATCTTATATGCAATAGCGAACATATTTCGCCATTTCTGAGAAAATATGCATATCATTTTAAGCAGCCGCTCAATTTTTCTTTGATGCGGAAGGAAGCAAAGGCGCTGATCGGCAGGCATAACTTTTCCTCATTCAAATCGGCCTATAAAGGAAGCGATGGCGGCCAAAGGAAGAATAGCATAAGGACGGTAAAGCGCCTGGAGATAAGATCCAAAAAAGGTCTTATAGAGATAATAATAGAAGCGGACGGTTTCCTCTATAATATGGCGCGCAATATTGCGGGGACTTTGATAGAAGCGGGTAGGGGCAGGTTTCCTTCCGGAAGCGCGCGCCATATATTGAAAAAGAAGGATAGAAGGCTGGCGGGCCCGACTGCCCCGGCAAAAGGGCTATGTCTGCTTAATGTAAAATATGCTTGA
- a CDS encoding aspartate-semialdehyde dehydrogenase, protein MSKQWNLAIMGATGAVGQKFIEILEERNFPVKEIKFLASERSKGKDITFKGKKYPVRVLTHDSFKGVELVLASAGASRSLEFLPSAVRAGAVCVDNSSAFRMDKNVPLVVPEVNPQDAKKHKGIIANPNCSTIQMVVALYPLHKVSKIKRIVVSTYQSVSGAGQKKILEMFEQAREIAKDSSAHKINKHNVPKENIREFPYQTAFNLIPQIDVFLDNAYTKEEMKMLHETRKIMGDDSINVTATAIRVPVFYAHSESVNIETEKKITAAEARNILKSAPGVIVIDDPKKGLYPMPLDAEGRDETFVGRIREDESVKNGLNLWIVADNLRKGAALNAIQIAELL, encoded by the coding sequence ATGTCCAAGCAATGGAACTTGGCGATAATGGGGGCCACGGGGGCTGTGGGACAGAAGTTTATTGAAATACTTGAAGAGCGTAATTTTCCGGTAAAAGAAATAAAGTTTCTGGCCTCAGAACGTTCCAAAGGCAAAGATATTACTTTTAAGGGCAAGAAATATCCCGTTCGGGTATTGACTCACGATTCTTTCAAAGGTGTGGAGTTGGTATTGGCGAGCGCGGGAGCATCAAGGAGCCTTGAGTTCCTGCCGAGTGCCGTAAGAGCGGGTGCCGTGTGCGTGGATAATTCCAGCGCATTTCGCATGGATAAGAATGTGCCTTTGGTGGTGCCGGAAGTAAACCCGCAGGACGCAAAGAAGCACAAGGGTATAATAGCAAATCCTAACTGCTCTACCATTCAGATGGTGGTAGCGCTGTACCCGCTTCATAAAGTCTCTAAGATAAAGAGAATAGTCGTCTCCACCTATCAGTCGGTTTCGGGTGCCGGCCAAAAGAAGATCCTCGAGATGTTTGAGCAGGCAAGAGAAATAGCTAAAGATTCTTCGGCGCATAAGATCAATAAGCATAATGTGCCGAAAGAGAATATCAGGGAATTTCCTTACCAGACAGCGTTCAATCTTATTCCGCAAATAGACGTATTTTTGGACAATGCCTATACCAAGGAAGAGATGAAGATGCTCCACGAGACGAGGAAGATAATGGGCGATGATTCGATAAATGTTACCGCCACCGCCATAAGAGTGCCGGTATTTTATGCCCATTCAGAAAGCGTAAATATAGAGACCGAGAAGAAGATAACTGCCGCTGAGGCGCGGAATATACTCAAGTCAGCGCCCGGGGTTATCGTTATAGATGACCCGAAGAAGGGTTTATACCCCATGCCTCTGGATGCAGAGGGCAGGGACGAGACATTTGTCGGCAGGATAAGAGAGGATGAATCCGTTAAGAACGGGCTTAATCTCTGGATCGTTGCCGATAACCTGCGAAAAGGCGCCGCGCTGAACGCGATACAAATTGCAGAATTGCTTTGA